Sequence from the Rutidosis leptorrhynchoides isolate AG116_Rl617_1_P2 chromosome 3, CSIRO_AGI_Rlap_v1, whole genome shotgun sequence genome:
cggcttcggacgtaaacatttttgggccaaagacttaagttcggataatcatcaaaactacatttaattcattagttttcattacctagtaacatgtcaactgatgattcaaagatttttcactcgacctttttcaactcgtaacctctgaaatacgaaaaactatgtttatcaaaatttttacacgttgatttacacgttgcttatttgtgcggtcctcacgagatttatggacaaatgaaagtactaaaaacttttctatcacttacgcgatttataaaatcatatatgtataaatttacccttacttattttgggttagtacatactaagttataccttcaagatgattaaaaatcgctcctttattgagttgttttaagtcaaataattttgtgcaaatggtactcgttatacatacttctaaatttaccaagaacttcgttccatttatgttgtcgcatcaaacgtttaaaggtttttcaaaacttcttcggttgattttattaaaggtttccgtattagactacaccatgtagggatcacacttcttcccTCCCtctgttagggatgaagcttactattaaaatccttgttaaaaatgcttgagccactttgggtggcagatttataaaaaaaaaatttgttaggaagtctttgtactcgaaaaatgttccttttaaggttaaacatggcaaaatcgcgggccgataaattagttttctgaggtacactcaatggtcaccccattgtaggaagggcactaggtgggtttctattctcaatatttcacggctaatcgcaacatcctcgtaaaaatcatctctatgaattagtaggttgaggtacaaggaatcgttttgagattcttttcactttgagtaaaccgttctttacgaccaagggtccacgtatcttcttgtccgcgcatctccttaagtataaggataaattcagaacaaaccgctcgaagagttcaccctggttcaaagatcacacctttggtgcgattctctttcagaaatgtaaagtaacatactttaggaatctatgaatcttgttatcctcttggaagggactgcttaaaacatctgtaatatggatatggttactctacacattcctttcttcgttggttgcaactatatgttgttctagttaatgttaaccctaacttcaacatgtaactgaaaggataaagttacattatggaactgttctttcattccatctaaggataagttcacctacagtatggtaaactgggtgacatccttcattgttcgttcagaccgtcctgaaggcactatagataattatggcttgcattgcatataagtccgattattcactttcagcaaaagtttcaattcatatagttaaatgaaacgttcttaaatatcgagttctttattcCAATGGTCTTTtttcgaaatcaaggggttagtaaaattcgtggctaacactatccagacatcaaatcgcatggttatgatcaccatgttttccatcctacctgtcagctttgtattgcgacataagcgctcaatgttttagatgagtttagtaacattcatgatgtatttcatgcatccagcttactaaagatgcctgtaaggctaaaacaatcatcttttcttttgtggatatattcagacaacatactcttgttaaccagaaatgaaatcaatttgttgatctcctaagagacttaattaatagcatatacctattcttacttttatacgccagagtacctttcaaggtaaatagctcactttttaacccacgaatctttcggaactttgacacgctacttcttatttaaatacggtaccatttttttttgtcactcctcaaatttctggacgaaatttccattaacaggtgggtaatgcaacgacccggctttttcgacttgcttttgtgccttgtgtttttgcgaaactgcgtatttgtgcgtactgtattactttatactctggaaacttgatttacgtggtttacttccatttatatgttaaaacgttccttagagtacgtaggatacataacttgatcattggaagcctttataaccgttagtgttatttgacgtttcgaataaatcgcgaacttgcgcgcacgtttaacttttgtcataatcggaatattatgactgcgaaatattaattattattttataataataattacctgggtttttggatgcttaattacgcgtagtaatttaattatgcacaatagttagtcttgttggactttctaccttgttgggctcaagcccaccctactctagctagtgacccaattaattagcccttgtccatgtcatcaatccttgtcaaattccttgcttataaatactagcccttgtccatgtcatcaatccttgtcaaattccttgcttataaatactagcccttgtccatgtcatcaatccttgtcaaattccttgcttataaatactagccatttacctctcattcaaatcacttgcttatttggttttcacacacacttgttctttctttcttccctttctagtattgcttgtaagtcttctttttcttcttcttttcctttcattttcgtggccatcatcatcatattatggacatcaaagttccttttagctttgatcttgcttatatcttgttgattcaagcatgaatctttcaagaacatggaagattcaagctttctagctttgaatcttcagcaactttgtagattcatctttcttttactttaatcttgttattttgtgataaagattcaaacttttgtttgttatcttcatatatcttaaagatccaagctttatgcttcaagatcttcaagaacactaaaggttcaagctttctagctttgtgaccttataaattgtgtgaaagggatccaagctctctagcttagggttccatcacctcttttgacttggatcatgttcatacttgtttgattgatgtaaagtttgtaactttgtttgtaaataggacttgtaattgtgttaagactaagatcatccatctaagactcttaaatgagttgtgttaccacttggtcttaacatattgtgtattgatggtagaatcttggtcaaaagtgatgctaaaccatcaacgagttgtacacttgaagctacaagcatcaaggatgagaaccgtgatgagcatcaagcaccaagaacctcaccggagcacttgtccactgattttcgtatctgatcagaccacctgggctactggaaagttgattttcagttagttcagttcgagtagatgattttccgtttaggcctcgtcttaatccgagttacggtttaggatttatggccctccgagagtcactacaccctattaacgttgtgctgaaatttctgacctactcgcacttaaacagtcgccacggtcaaacgaagacgagttaggttctgaaaactggttagcggttaggggactcacatacggagccatagccactgactatgcatctttttgatttacgtagaggtcgcagcagctgaccgaatcagcctattgtttcgatctctattcttgtcgaacttacttagcttttatgatgatgaatgatgatgatgatgacacttaaacttattttatgcactattagaatttataaaaacaacctactgacctagtaacccttgatttaggttgacgacctttcggaccgacttactacttgcgtactttcattaccgactttaccgcttttatcactgtgagttatagcattccctttttactttaacttattttgggagctgagaatacatgcggattttatgttttacatactaggcacgagtacttaaacttatatatgtgtgggttatacaacggcataaacattctctttagctcggtaacgtttaatcattggtttttgaaccatgaacgcgaatcttagatatggatccatagggtttgacatccccactcgggctagtcgcgctagcatttaacgagtgtttaatacttcgtagacatacgcacttgccaagtgtactttcagggggtataaacgttaagttagttaccgagtgcccacggttatacatatactttatcatactgatttgaattactgatttgaaacgcttgtttgaagcactgaaatctcgtggcctacattacattactgaatacaaacaaactatagctcaccaacattcgtgttgactttttaagcatgtatttctcaggtatttagacgttgttgcttctgctgttagccttgctgttctagtctcggtgtatagacttgctgttacagacttgctgtgttagacttccgctgcattacttagagatgtctcaagcatgaaacttttactttgcattcccaacttatgttattttcaaaacaatagctttgtaatgaccttagtatcatgtactcatgttaatgtttcctattcatcttttgtaaaacgttatctgttcatgaatgcaaaactggttttcaaacagcatatagtgtttgaccttgtaatgatcctgttgttgatgtaccgtacacgatgattttgtacggggcgtcacatttgagcAGAGAATTCTCAATGACAGATTTAGGTCCACTTAATTATTTTTTGGGGATCTCTGCCACTCATAGTAGCTCTGGATTATTTCTATCTCAGAAGAAGTACACGGTTGACATTTTGGAACGTGCTGATATGCTTCAAGGTAAGCCATGTCGTACTCCAGCAGACACTCACAAAAAGTTGGATAGCGCGGGAACCCCTGTCTCGGACCCTACTTTATATCGAAGTCTTGCAGGTGCACTTCAGTATCTCACCTTTACGAGGCCTGATATATCATACGCAGTTCAACAGATATGCCTTTACATGCATGATCCCAGAGAGCCGCACATGAATGCTTTAAAACGCATTCTTCGTTATGTTCGCGGCACCATAGACCACGGTCTTCAGATCCACACATCTTCTACTGATGGTCTCATTGCTTACTCAGATGCTGACTGGGGTGGGTGCTCATCTTCTCGCCGCTCCACGTCCGGGTACTGTGTATTCTTGGGTGATAACCTTCTTTCTTGGTCCTCGAAACGCCAGAATGTTGTATCTCGTTCTAGTGCTGAAGCAGAGTATCGTGGAGTTGCTAATGCAGCTGCCGAGACATGTTGGCTTCGTAATCTACTTTGTGAGTTGGGTACACCGCCTATTAAGGCTACCATTGTATATTGTGACAATATCAGTTCGGTATACATGACAGCGAATCCAGTTCAACACCGAAGGACCAAACACATAGAGATTGACATTCATTTTGTTCGCGATCTGGTGACCCTAGGGCATATTCGAGTTTTACATGTTCCATCACGCTCTCAGTACGCGGACATCTTCACAAAAGGACTACCTTCCACACTCTTTACCGACTTTCGTTCCAGTTTGAACGTACGGGATACTCCTCCCGATaaaactgcggggggatgttagtgTTAGTGTATGTATAGCTTTATAGGATTAGCCCATATGTAGTCCATTGTATATTGGCCCATGAAGGCCCTCTTATTGTAACTCTATAAATATGTGTATTTGTGAATGAGAGATATACAGAAATCCATTCAATATCATTGGAGAATTTTTGAAATTACAAGTGTTAGTACGGTGTAAATGACCTGAGCCGGCTCAGTTATTTGGTTCGTTTTCACATAATTTAGCTGTTGGTTGTGGTTATATTTATATCCATTAAATATTATCTTTTCTATTTTGCTATCTTtgcgggtggttggctctttgcttgcgcaacaactttcACCTGACATGCATTTCGAGTTCTGTTCTCAATGTCATTCGGCTCTATTAAATGAGGCAACAACAAGCGTTGACTGCCTCgtagagcctaaattgattcttCAGTCTAGCTTTAAtactcatgaaaatttgattttaccattttcatggcgtctaatttttttttctttttcttttttttgttggCCGGAGGTtttcacggaagcaatctctctaccctggaaTAGAGAGAGATGATTTTCTCTTCCTGTGGGTGGAGAATGTTTTCTCGACTCGTGGTTAGAGAAACGACTTATCTTTtattctagggtagaggaaggattgtataCATCTCACCTCTCCCTACCTCGCATATGCGAGATTGGGTATTTTTGTTGCTGCTGTTGTTTGCGTGTTTGAGATTTGCTTGATTCATCTTCCACTTTATGACCCCTCATACTTTATTGCACTGTCATCACTAACAGTTGCAGGAAAAAGATGAAAGTAAACAAAATGATAAACAACTTGCAAAACATCCTAATACAAAGGTAATATATCAACTGTTGTGTAATATTAAATGCATTGGATTGGGGTGTGTTTAATATTAGTTGTTTTGTGCTTGGTAGTAATTCATTTTGTGACTATAATGATTACTTTACATTGCTTGTTGAATCACCATCTACCTCCCAAACATATGCAGAAAGATGGTGTGGATAAATCTGATGGAAAGCAATCTAAAAAACGTCCTGATTTGACAGCCATATCTGAGGTATCATATATTTGCTTTACATTGTATATGATTATCATTTATGGAAACTTATTAAATTTACACGAATTTAAGGGCGTACATTAGTAATAGGAGTGAATTAGTACCAAACGCAATCTCGATGAGATCAATGTGTAAATGATTTTTGTCATCGAAGATCATTGATTCCCGGTCTTTCACTTATCCTTGTGCAACTCTTAAATATGTCTTGTACATTAAATATGTCTCATTTGGCTCCTTTTTATTGATTTAGTTCTTTAGTTGACTTCTATGTATGATGCAGATGCTAGAACGTGAAGAAGTCCTATACCACGAAAAAAGATTTGGTCACTTGCCTGGTAGGTAAATTATTGTATTTTTAATGCAAATTATTGACATGCTAGACATATACAAGTAGGGTCGTGTACCATCTCTTTGAGTGTAATATCTGCCTTCACTTTGAACAAAGGTATATTTTTTTAATATGTGATTTGCCTCTGATAAACCCAAGAAAACAAAGAAATGTCCACGAATATGTAACAAGAGTAAACGGATTTTGGGTTTTTGCTTCTACTAAAAGCTTATTTTCTTATGCCTTTATTAACTTTGAAAGGAACGAGTCGAACAAAAAGATAAATCCCGTCAAAAATTTAGGTGGGGGTTTTCTATAAAATAGAGACGTTACCGTTTGGCCCCCCAAGTTAACCTTTGACACCCGTATAAAGTTACTATTTTCCCCTTAAGAAGTTACATTTTTTCCTTTTAACCAAGGTTGGAAAATCCTAGTGTTGGTTCTTGTGGGTACAACCATTTAAGCTTGGGGTATAAGTAGTTGAAGCACATAAGTGGTTCTATTCGCTTGCCCATGCCATTTGAGGTCTTAGATGTACTCGGCCCAACAAGGTATCCAGTTATAGACCTCATAACTTTTCCATTTCCCACTTTCTATTTTTTTCTATATAGGTAGCTTCATAGTCTTCTTTCCCTGCGAAGTATGAACCAACTCACGAAACATCTACTCGAATAATTAGAAATTGTTTATCCTGTATTGTGATATGGAAGTTCTATGTCTAGAAAGTTTCATTAATTTTTATTTGAAACGTCTCAAGACTTCGTTATGGATGCATAAACACTTCTTCCATTAGTTTATGCATGCGTGCTTACTTTTGTTATTATTTTCCAACCATAAGTGATGGTAATAACGTTTCTTCTTATTCGGGTTACCCGAGAGGGCACGGGGCCTAACTTTGATTAATCTGTGCCTGTTTTCAAACCCTTCCTTGGCCACCACTAGATTTGCACATGAGATCTATTGCAAGGATCTCAAGGCTTCAACCACTGGGCTTTTTGTGTTTGTTACTTTTTGATACATAGCATCTTATATTCCAAACTAAGATTATTATACTAATATCTAACAAGGTAGTTTTTGGCACATATCAATCTTTCTATTTATTGGTTTATAGCTTCTTATATTGTGCTTTGTTCAAATGGTAATAAATAAAACTCTTGTTCATAAATCGCAGGTATTGATGTTAATCATGTATTCGGTTCACGATGTGAAATGGTGGCCATAGGTCTTCATAGTCACTGGCTTAATGGCATTGATTATATGGGTCAAGATTATGCTAAAAAGGTATGACATATAGAGCATGACGGTGACCTCTTCATGCTACATTATTGTCAGAATAAAACTACATTTAGCTATATATCTTTATATCATTAACTTACCTAGTTGTTGAATACGTATCAAGCTTGGTGTATTTGATTTTGTAGGAGAAGTATAAAGGGTACAAAATGCCAATAGCTGTAGCAATTGTATTATCTGGTGTATATGAAGATGATAAGGATGACTTGGATACTATTGAATATACTGGTCAAGGTGGGCATGATCTTACGGGTAATAAACGTCAAATCAGAAATCAAAGGCTGGAGCGTGGTAATTTGGCTTTAAAGGTCGGTGCTTTCCAATACGCTGTTATATaatgaagaaaaatatatataacgtgATCTTTAAATTTCTTTATTTTCGTATGAATACAGAACAGTATGGAACAGTCTATACCTGTAAGGGTTATTCGAGGACACTCAAAAGGTCCCCACAAAACGTATACGTATGATGGGTTGTACAAGGTAAATACGTTAATTTGTTTAGTAACAACATTGACTTACACTAACAACTTGAAAGCGTCTTCTTTGTTTACTAAACGAAGTAAATTAGCTTGTGTTGATACTACTGTGTTTACAAACAAATATTAATTAGTCATTAAAATATCTTTGTATATTTTATAAGGATAAAACACTTTCTTCATGGTGATGACTGAATACTGTGAAATGACTATCATTTAATGTTCAATCTTGTTCTCCATTGAGCTTTGCTAGTGCAAATTttctttcaagaattttaaataAGGGTTCATGATAAATTATTCTTATTTTTTGCAACCTACAATTctaatgagttttttttttttttttaatctttttagTATGTTATTGTTGAAACTTACATTTCTCTACCTGAATTATATCATAGCAATAAAAACTAAAGGGACAACTATGTTTGATGATTTTTCTGAATAACATGTTTGCTGTAATTAGTTGGTTTATCTTGGCATATATGTTTGCGCAACGTTGCATTATTTCGTTTTCAGGTGGCTGCATATCGGGAAGATGCAGGTGTCTCTAAATTTGCAGTTTTTAAATACCTTCTGAAGCGTCTTCAAGGACAACCTAAACTGACAAGCAATCTGGTAAAGCACTAAACATCTTTAAATTGACATTTTTCATCTTTGCATGGATGAATGTCTTGTACGTAGTTTGATTTAACATAATACAaatagattttttttatatattgttaTGTCTTATAATACAGGTCCATTTTAACCACGGGCGTTCCTCAAAGGCTCCTGTAAAAACACCCGGGTATGACTTGGAAAATAGCTTTgtaattacatttttatttaatTGAAATTGATTTTTCCTCACATGAGGTCACATGTTCAAACCTTATTAGAAGTATATATCTTGGGTTGCCCATAGTAAAGGGCAAGGTTGAAGAAATCGCTTCTCGGGGAGAACTAGGCAGCGTAGACTTTTGAAGGTCTTCTTGGCAACTCGAGGAGTTTTCTGAGGAGAACTTGGATgctgactaacgttgacttttaaatatataaataataaaattttaaatatatggtataaagtgcatatatttaatgaaaacattaaataaattaacATAGAGGGTTAAAAGTATATATTTAAACAGTGTTTAAACCCATGAAAATCTGATTCTACAATTTTCATGGcgctttaattttattttactattttttattaaaaaaaaaattttctattttttggccggaggtccacttggaagcaatctctttatccgctgaataaagagagggatgactttctctacttttgagatcaTTCGGTGGAGAaaggacttgtttttattctcgggtaggggaaggattgtctacatccaaCCTCCCACATACACCACTcaggtggtattgggttttgttgttgttgttattgtatttaaATAGTGTTTGGTAAGCATATGGGGGTTGAAAGTTAAATTTAAATAAAACTGAGACAGTTGACCGAGTTTATCCCCGATTTTCTATTTTTTAACCGATTTTCCTATTTTTCTCGATTTTTCCCTTTTTTTGTTGCCGTTGACCGAGTTGACTTGGCCGTTGACCATTTGTTGCCCGAGTCTGGGCCCGAGTACTCGACAACCATTTGAAACGCAGGACTCCCCGAGTTCTCAGCTGAGTTGGCCGATGGGAGTTCTCGGCCGAGTTGGCCAATTTCTGCAACACTCTGGTAAAGGGTCGAACCGGTCACGGGAGAACCCGGTTAGGCCGCGTACATCTAACACTGTTGTAAAAGTTGGATGAGTCGGCCGATGCGTCGGTTTGGGGACTTGCCCGTCCCGAGTCGCCTAAAAACGCCTTAATAGCCGGGTCAATGTCAAATTAAGTCGGGCTGAGTCGGGTCAAAGTTAGGTCAaaagttttatattttttaaaattagaTTCTGTCATAtatctatgtttgaaatatttatgattaatgttatatatgtttatatgtGTAATATATACCGGAGTATATGTTTAATTTTTTTCTTACTAAAGGTCAACGTTGCAACCTAACATCTTTGCAAAAGGTCCCAAGTTCGAATCTTGGGGTGgctactcgcgacttttacaaccttgcatcTGGAATCTTTGTAAAAAAAATCTATCTTGTAAAACGCAATTTGTCGAGTTGGCCTGAACACGGAAAATGTTGTCCGTTTATTTCCGTTAATATCCATTTAACTGAAACTGATTAACTTATTTGCATGATTATATTTGCAAGGTTGGTGTGCCCGGATATTGCTAAAGGTCTAGAAGAAGTGCAAATACCTGTCATTAATACAATCGATGATACTACTATTACAGGTATTTCCGTTTAGTCAACCTATCCTAGTAAACTCAAAGAGATTTGAGTTTAAATCTCTTATACATTCATCTTAATTTTATTTGTAGTCCTCTCAACCTGGATTAGTATGATGAGTGAGGGTagctcctttattattattattattatggtgttAACATACCACACTCGAGTTTTAATAAAACCCAAGGTGCCAAAAGGAAAAAAGATAAATTCTACaaaatacacaaatttgataacaGCATGATACCTACTCAATGCAGCAAAACATAATTATTTTACTTTTGTAAATAGTGAGTAAATAAAGGTCAGCATGATCGCATGTAGATTTTAGGATTCGGGGTACAAAGGTGAAAGTGTAAAATGATAAAGCTTTATTGTGATAAGGAATGGGAATTACACAATTTAAATAGAAATGTTGACTCTTAAATTTGTAagtttctaacaaaaaaaaaaataccaaaatgTTCTATTCATGAAAACATTTTGTCTTTTCTTTTTCCTTTCATTAATTCTAATTCTCCAATACTATACATTTTTCaatttgatatgaatgttatgttgcTGTTATAATTTGTAAAAATACAATACATAAATGCTTTCTATAGTTGTGTTTTTGAATC
This genomic interval carries:
- the LOC139901239 gene encoding uncharacterized mitochondrial protein AtMg00810-like is translated as MTDLGPLNYFLGISATHSSSGLFLSQKKYTVDILERADMLQGKPCRTPADTHKKLDSAGTPVSDPTLYRSLAGALQYLTFTRPDISYAVQQICLYMHDPREPHMNALKRILRYVRGTIDHGLQIHTSSTDGLIAYSDADWGGCSSSRRSTSGYCVFLGDNLLSWSSKRQNVVSRSSAEAEYRGVANAAAETCWLRNLLCELGTPPIKATIVYCDNISSVYMTANPVQHRRTKHIEIDIHFVRDLVTLGHIRVLHVPSRSQYADIFTKGLPSTLFTDFRSSLNVRDTPPDKTAGGC